One Williamsia phyllosphaerae genomic window, AGATCCGGCTCGACGTCGGGACCGGGACACTCGATCTGCTGGTCGACGAGGCGGAGCTCGAATCACGCAGGCAGGGCTGGGCACCGCTGCCCCCGCGGTACACCCGCGGGGTCCTGTCCAAGTACGCCAAGCTCGTCGGCTCGGCGTCGCAGGGAGCGGTCTGCAGCTGAGCCCGGGCCTGCGCGATCAGGCGCGGTCGAGGTTGACCAGGAACTCGATGGACCCGGTCTTCTCGACCTGGACGAAGCCCAGCGTCGGCGCCTCGACGCCGTAGTCCGACCACGTCACCGGGATCGATCCCTGCACGATGACCGAGGTCCCGGATCGTTCGACGTTGAGATCGGTGCTGACGTAGCGCTTTTCGCCCTTGAGGGTCATCGTGCCGGTCACCGGGACCGTGGCGGCCTCGCCCGAGGCCGGGACCCCGGAGATGTCGGCGGGAGCGGTGATCTCGAACGTCGCGGTGGGGTGCGCGGAGGTGTCCATGATCCCGGAGCCGCGGAACCGGTTGTCGCGCGACGAGTCCGGGCTGGTGATGGACGCGACGTCGACGGTGATGGTTCCGCTCTCCAGCTTGTCGGCGGCGACGTCGATGCCGCCGGTGACCTTCGTGGTGCGACCGTTGACCGTGATGTTCTCGCCGCGCAGCACCTCGTCGACCCGGTACCCGGCCTGCGTGCGGGTGTCTTCCGCGTCCGGCCCGGCGACCACGGTCCACGCGCCGTTGACGTCGCCCTGGGCGGCCTGGGTCTGTGACGGCAGGGTCAGCGCCTCATCGGCGTCGTCGACGATCCAGTTCTTGTAGACCCACGGTCCGGCGGCGATCGCCACGACCACGACCACGACGATCACTCCGGCGGCCCACAGCAGCTTTTTCTTCATGTCGCTCCGTCTCATCGTGTCCTGGTGCGGTGATGAGTCCCGAAGATATGCGGCGATCCTGAAAACCTCCTGGCAAATTGGTGCGAATCGGACGTGTCCCGGTGCCATCGGCGGTGGGCTCGACCGCGCCGCCGCGCGCGAAACCGCAGGTGTGCGGGACAATGGCGACGTGGCGAACCTCGGCTTCACCCCGACCCAGCTGTCGGCGCGCGCGGCCTATCTCCTGCGCGGCAACGATCTCGGCACCATGACCAGCGCCGCACCCAAGCTGTACCCGCACATGTGGAGTTGGGACGCCGCGTTCGTCTCGGTCGGTCTGGCACCGCTGAGCGTGGAGCGTGCGGTCATCGAGATGGACACGCTGCTGTCGGCCCAGTGGACGAACGGGATGATCCCGCACATCGTGTTCGCCAACGGCCGCGACGGGTACTTCCCCGGTCCGGCGCGCTGGGAGTGCGCAAAACTCGCCGCCCACGCACCGACGACCGCAGACACCTCCGGCATCACCCAGCCGCCCGTCCATGCGATCGCCGTGCAGCGGATCCTGGACCAGTCCCGTCGACGTGGGCGCACGACCCGCGCGGTGGCCAACGAGTTCCTCGATCGGCGGTGGGGCGACCTCGTCCGGTGGCACCGGTGGCTGGCCGATGCCCGGGATCCGGGTGGGCGGGGTCGGATCACGCTGTTCCACGGGTGGGAGTCCGGAATGGACAACTCGCCGCGTTGGGATGCCGCGTACGGCAACGTCGTCCCCGGCGACGATCTGCCGCCGTACACACGTGCCGACCTGATGCACGTCGCCGACCTCACCATGCGCCCGACCGACCTGGAGTACGACCGATACCTCTGGTTGGTCGAGCAGATGAAACGGGTGAACTACGACGACGCCCTGCTGCCCGAGGTGATGAGCTTCGCCGTCGAGGACGTCTTCGTCAGCGCCATCTTCGCCGTCGCCTGCGATGTGCTCGCGACCATCGGCGAGGACTACTCGAAGCCACGGGCGGACGTCCGGGACCTGCGTGCGTGGGCCGATCGCTTCCGCGCCGGTGTGGTGTCGGCGACCAACGAGCGCAACGGCATCGCCCGCGACTTCGACCTGCGTGCGGGACGGTGGATCAACACCGAGACCATCGCCGCGTTCGCCCCCCTGCTGTGCGGCGGGCTGCCCCGCGACCGCGAGCGGACGTTGCTGCGAATCTTCGAGGGCCCGCGCTTCTGCGGGCATCCCGACCTGAAGTACGCGGTCCCCCCGTCGAACTCACCCATCGCGGCGAACTTCAAACCGCGCGAGTACTGGCGCGGACCGGTGTGGCCGGTGATCACCTGGCTCTTCTCGTGGGCGTTCGCCCGCCGAGGCTGGCCCGAACGATCGGCCCGACTCCGCGAGGAGGGGTTGCGCCAGGCGCAGGACGGCGCGTTCGCCGAGTACTACGAACCGTTCACCGGCGAACCGCTGGGGAGCATGCAGCAGAGCTGGACCGCCGCGGCCGTTCTGGACTGGCTCGACTAGGTCACCCCGAAGAGTAAAGGAACTTTTACGTTCAGTTGGACGTAGAACTGTCGTGACGATCCTCGGAATCCTCGCCGGCATGCTCGTGGTCCTCGTGATCACCGCGTTCACCGGCTACTTCGTCGCGCAGGAGTTCGCTTACATGGCGGCCGATCGCTCACGACTCAAAGCCCAGGCTGCAGCGGGTGACCGCAGCGCCGAGCGTGCACTGCGGGTGACGCGACGGACCTCGTTCATGCTGTCCGGCGCACAACTCGGCATCACCGTCACCGGCCTGCTGGTCGGCTATGTGGCCGAGCCGTTGATCGGCGAGGGCGTCGGTGAACTGCTGGGCGGTCTCGGGTTCGTGGCCGCCACGGGTGTCGCGTTGGGCACCATCGTCGCCGTCGTCCTCTCGACGCTCGTGCAGATGCTGTTCGGCGAGCTGTTCCCCAAGAACCTGGCCATCGCCCGACCCGAGCCGGTGGCGAAGTGGCTCGCC contains:
- a CDS encoding YceI family protein, producing the protein MKKKLLWAAGVIVVVVVVAIAAGPWVYKNWIVDDADEALTLPSQTQAAQGDVNGAWTVVAGPDAEDTRTQAGYRVDEVLRGENITVNGRTTKVTGGIDVAADKLESGTITVDVASITSPDSSRDNRFRGSGIMDTSAHPTATFEITAPADISGVPASGEAATVPVTGTMTLKGEKRYVSTDLNVERSGTSVIVQGSIPVTWSDYGVEAPTLGFVQVEKTGSIEFLVNLDRA
- the ggh gene encoding glucosylglycerate hydrolase is translated as MANLGFTPTQLSARAAYLLRGNDLGTMTSAAPKLYPHMWSWDAAFVSVGLAPLSVERAVIEMDTLLSAQWTNGMIPHIVFANGRDGYFPGPARWECAKLAAHAPTTADTSGITQPPVHAIAVQRILDQSRRRGRTTRAVANEFLDRRWGDLVRWHRWLADARDPGGRGRITLFHGWESGMDNSPRWDAAYGNVVPGDDLPPYTRADLMHVADLTMRPTDLEYDRYLWLVEQMKRVNYDDALLPEVMSFAVEDVFVSAIFAVACDVLATIGEDYSKPRADVRDLRAWADRFRAGVVSATNERNGIARDFDLRAGRWINTETIAAFAPLLCGGLPRDRERTLLRIFEGPRFCGHPDLKYAVPPSNSPIAANFKPREYWRGPVWPVITWLFSWAFARRGWPERSARLREEGLRQAQDGAFAEYYEPFTGEPLGSMQQSWTAAAVLDWLD